DNA from Synechococcales cyanobacterium T60_A2020_003:
TTGCTGAAACTACCATGTTCCGCTTTAAGACTATTTTTGGGGGCAATCTCAGTGCACGTCAATTTGACAATCAAGCCGTGGAATTGTTCATCAAATGTGTTGCGCTCAACCGCATGATTCAGATCGCTAAACCCGATAGCTACAAGGTTGAAGGTTAATACCAGGACACTCTCAAGGCGAACCTGACCGTTTTTCTAATCATGCAACAAAGCCGGGTGTTACTATCAGCCATCTACTCGCAGAAATAAAGCTTTGTATTTTCGTGAACATCTGGATCTTGCAAGATTTGGCGTTCAGATAACCAACGGTACTCCGTATGCTGCTCCGTGGGTGGAGAAAGTTGACTTGCAGGGAGCATGACCTCATGCCCTAGGACAACATAATGGGTTCCAAAACCGGGGATGCCAGCAACATTGTCGTCGTACAAATGCTCGTATACACCTAGAAATCGGGTATCATCTGCGCTAACGTGAACACCCAGTTCTTTCTGGGAGATTCGGGAACACGCATTTGCAATCGATTCGTCTTTCCGAATCCGACCACCAGGCACAAACCATTTCCCTTGGGCTGGTCTATTTTTGCGGCATCCTAGCAAAATGTTTTGATTCTCATCTCGGACGATCAAATCTATCGACACAAGCGGCGTTTTTTTGATAATGTCCAGGAACTCGTCCTCATCTAGGTACATAGATTTTCAAGGCGTAGACAGTATTTGGAGTATCATAGCAACTCATCGTCATCCCATAGCGTGACACGCTCGCCAAACCCCTACAGCGTTACTCCCTCCAATTCTTCATCCGTAATCTCATACAGATCCCGCAGTTTATCCAACGTGGTGTCGTTCGGATGCCAGAATCCTCGTCCGTGCGCCTCCAGCATTCGGCTGACAATGTTTCGGAATGCTTCAGGATTTGCTCGACGCAGCTTCTCCGCCATCTCCGTATCCAACGCATAGGTCTGTGCGGCCTGATCGTAGACCCAGTTATCTTTGAAATCTGCGGTTCCTGCCCATCCCATCAGCGCCGTCATCCGTTGCGAGATTTCGTAGGCTCCCCCTGAACCCTGATTCGCCATCGCCTCTGCCCATTTGGGATTGAGTAACTTGGTGCGATACTCCATTCGCAGCAGATCGTCCAACTTGCGGGGAGTGATATCTTTGGAAAAACTCTCCACAAAGCTAGCCGTCACCTTAGAGCCTTTTTGCATCTCTGCGGCTTTCTTGAGTCCCCCCGTATTGGCGTAGTATTCCTGAATGTCGGTGAGGCCATACTCCACCGAATCGATTTGCTGAACAATGCGATCCGTCGTTTTCAGAAGGGTATTCAAAACCTCTGGTCGTGCCTGTCCCTTATCCCCTCGACCGTAGCTAAAGGTGTTGCGTCCCTGCCAGGTATCGCCCAAATCGTTCCCCGATTCCCAGTTGGAGTCGGTGACGCGATCGTTGACAAGCGAGCCAAAGTCGCCGGACGGATTGGAAAAGAGACGGGCGGAAGGATTCTCAACGCCTTGGGCTTGAAGGGCGATCGCATGTTTGCGAATAAAGTTCTGCTCCTCTGGCTCATCGGCGTTAGCGGCGCGTTGAAAGAGATCGTCCAGTAGCTCAATAATGTTCACAAAACTATCGCGGAAGATGCCGGAAAGGTTGCCAAGTACATCGATACGGGGATGACCTAGGGTTTCCAGGGGTCGCAGTTCGTAGCGCACAATCCGCCCCGTCCCTTCTTTCACAGGTTCAGCGCCCACCAGTTCTAACAGGATACCGATCGACTCTCCCTTGGTCTTAATCGCATCCAGTCCCCACAGCATCACCGCAATCGTTTCGGGATAGGTTTGGTGTTCCTGGAGGTGCTGGTCAATCAGCTTAAGGGCGATCGCCCGTCCCCGTTCGTAGGCGGCAGGTGAAGGCATCCGGTAGGGATCGAGGGCATGGATATTCCGACCCGTGGGTAAGACACCAACACCATCTCGCAATAGGTCGCCGCCGGGAGCGGGAGGGATATATTCTCCATTAAGTCCCCGTAGCAGGTTGGTTAATTCATCCTGATTTTGCTGGAGCAGATGACGAATGGCGATCGCCTCATCTAGCCTAGTTTCTAGATCTGGCTCTACGGATTTTGTGCCATTCATGGAACTGAGGAGAGAGGCTTTGTCTTGCCCTTGGGCGATCGCCCGCACCCAATCCAGTGGCAAGGTTTCACCAAAGTAGGCACTGAGGTAAGATTCCAATTCTTCAACGGAAGGAGCCGCACCGAGGACATGAAGTCCAGAGGAAAAGAGACGATTTTCGAGAACTTGCAAATATTCGTAGAGTTTGATCAGGTAGCGGTCAAATGCTGCTGCACTGAAGAGTTTAACGTTCTCTAACGTGAACTCGATGCCGAGCTTTCGGGCCTCCTCAAGGGGACAGTCGGCATAGAGACCGGAATCGATAATCGTCTTGCAAATGGCATCTTTGAGAACGTAATTCTTTTCTGGATCTTCCCGGTACTCCGCAATCAAATCCCGCAGCGTTACCAACTCTTTATACAGACCAGCACGACCATAGGGAGGTACATTATGAGAAATCAAAACCCCGTAGCCGCGACGCTTTGCCAGAATGGACTCCGAGGGATTATTAGCTGCATAGATGTACAGATTCGGCAGATTTCCCAACAGCACATCCGACCAGGAATAGCCCGTATTGCCCAAGGGGGAACCCGGCAACCACTCCACCGTACCATGCATCCCAAAGTGGACAACCGCATTTGCGCCAAAGTCTTTCTGGAGCCACTGATAAAACGCCGCGTACTGGGGATGGGGGGTCAGATCCCGTTCAAACATCAGCCGCATGGGATCGCCTTGGAGTCCCAGCGGAGGCTGAACGCCAATCCACACATTCCCCAACTGCACCCCACCCAACAGATAGCGCGACTCCTCTGGACGTTCGGCGATCGCCACCGTGCGAATACCACTATCCGATAGACTTTTCCACTGCCGCTCAATTCGACGAGTCAACACATATCCTAGCCAGTGTTCCAATTGCCGTGTTGTAACCGTTGTGGTCGGTGTTTCGTCAAAAGAGATAGACTCTGGAATCCGACTCACGTAAAGGTCATCGGCCTCCTTCACTTGGCGAATCAAAGTCTCTCCATCCTCTGGCAAATCACCCACATCGTATCCCTGATCTTTCAAGGCTCGAAGGAAGACCATCAACGACTCTGGCACATTAAGCAATGCTGCGGTTCCGGTTGCACCATAGCCCGGAGGAAAACCGTAGAGAATAATGGCAAGTTTGCGATCGCCCACGGGAGTCCGCCGCAGATCGATCCAGTGCTTCACCCGACCCATCAACCGCTGCACCCGTTCGGGAACCAGATAGATATCATCGCCGACCAGCCCCCCCAGGGGAACCGGATCGATCGCGCCATCCAGTTCTGGTAACGCATAGAGAACCACACTTTGCAGCCCTCCTACGCCTTGGCGCGTCCAGGAATAGATATCTTGAATCAGGAGTGGAGCAGCGACTATATAGGGGACATTCTTAGCCATCAGAATGCGTTTCGCTACGTCCACCTGCCGTCCCGCCTCCATCGATCCTGCAGGGCCACCCACCAGCGGAAAACCAATCGTAGAC
Protein-coding regions in this window:
- a CDS encoding IS5/IS1182 family transposase; translated protein: AETTMFRFKTIFGGNLSARQFDNQAVELFIKCVALNRMIQIAKPDSYKVEG
- a CDS encoding GDP-mannose mannosyl hydrolase encodes the protein MYLDEDEFLDIIKKTPLVSIDLIVRDENQNILLGCRKNRPAQGKWFVPGGRIRKDESIANACSRISQKELGVHVSADDTRFLGVYEHLYDDNVAGIPGFGTHYVVLGHEVMLPASQLSPPTEQHTEYRWLSERQILQDPDVHENTKLYFCE
- the bchH gene encoding magnesium chelatase subunit H encodes the protein MKRVVLIAGFESFNADLYRQAAQQVGDRTPDLDVQVFSDRDITSQPDVIAAALDGADVFFASLIFDYDQVLWLRDRVQDIPIRLVFESALELMSLTRLGKFVIGDKPKGMPKPLQFILSKFGNSREEDKLAGYLSFLKVGPKLLKYIPVGKVQDLRNWLIIYGYWNAGGAENVASMLWYLGQTYLDLTVGAIAPPVETPNLGLLHPGYTGYFESPAAYLSWYRSQFSPPVDAPVVGMLLYRKHVITKQPYIPQLIRAFENAGLIPVPIFINGVEGHVAVRDLMTTAYEQARRAIGQNDTPSLSDQAVCVDAIVSTIGFPLVGGPAGSMEAGRQVDVAKRILMAKNVPYIVAAPLLIQDIYSWTRQGVGGLQSVVLYALPELDGAIDPVPLGGLVGDDIYLVPERVQRLMGRVKHWIDLRRTPVGDRKLAIILYGFPPGYGATGTAALLNVPESLMVFLRALKDQGYDVGDLPEDGETLIRQVKEADDLYVSRIPESISFDETPTTTVTTRQLEHWLGYVLTRRIERQWKSLSDSGIRTVAIAERPEESRYLLGGVQLGNVWIGVQPPLGLQGDPMRLMFERDLTPHPQYAAFYQWLQKDFGANAVVHFGMHGTVEWLPGSPLGNTGYSWSDVLLGNLPNLYIYAANNPSESILAKRRGYGVLISHNVPPYGRAGLYKELVTLRDLIAEYREDPEKNYVLKDAICKTIIDSGLYADCPLEEARKLGIEFTLENVKLFSAAAFDRYLIKLYEYLQVLENRLFSSGLHVLGAAPSVEELESYLSAYFGETLPLDWVRAIAQGQDKASLLSSMNGTKSVEPDLETRLDEAIAIRHLLQQNQDELTNLLRGLNGEYIPPAPGGDLLRDGVGVLPTGRNIHALDPYRMPSPAAYERGRAIALKLIDQHLQEHQTYPETIAVMLWGLDAIKTKGESIGILLELVGAEPVKEGTGRIVRYELRPLETLGHPRIDVLGNLSGIFRDSFVNIIELLDDLFQRAANADEPEEQNFIRKHAIALQAQGVENPSARLFSNPSGDFGSLVNDRVTDSNWESGNDLGDTWQGRNTFSYGRGDKGQARPEVLNTLLKTTDRIVQQIDSVEYGLTDIQEYYANTGGLKKAAEMQKGSKVTASFVESFSKDITPRKLDDLLRMEYRTKLLNPKWAEAMANQGSGGAYEISQRMTALMGWAGTADFKDNWVYDQAAQTYALDTEMAEKLRRANPEAFRNIVSRMLEAHGRGFWHPNDTTLDKLRDLYEITDEELEGVTL